From Pseudomonas alcaligenes, a single genomic window includes:
- the cmk gene encoding (d)CMP kinase, producing MSAVVITIDGPSGSGKGTIAGLLAAKLGWNLLDSGALYRLLAFAARNHGIDLTNEEALKTLAAHLDVQFIDKRIILEGDEVTDDIRNEQVGAGASQVAALPAVREALLQRQRAFREAPGLVADGRDMGTVVFPEAPLKIYLTASAEERARRRYLQLKGKVEGVSLPSLLDEIRARDERDMQRAVAPLKPAVDAIQLDSTELTIEQVLERILGEVANRDLAG from the coding sequence ATGAGCGCTGTAGTCATCACCATCGACGGGCCGAGCGGCTCGGGCAAGGGCACCATCGCCGGCCTGCTGGCTGCCAAGCTGGGCTGGAACCTGCTGGACTCCGGCGCGCTGTATCGCCTGCTGGCTTTTGCCGCGCGCAATCACGGCATCGACCTGACCAACGAAGAAGCGCTGAAAACCCTGGCCGCCCATCTGGACGTGCAGTTCATCGACAAGCGCATCATCCTCGAGGGCGACGAGGTCACCGACGATATCCGCAACGAGCAGGTCGGTGCCGGGGCTTCCCAGGTCGCGGCCCTGCCCGCGGTACGTGAAGCGCTGCTGCAGCGTCAGCGTGCCTTCCGCGAAGCGCCCGGGCTGGTGGCCGATGGTCGCGACATGGGAACCGTGGTGTTTCCAGAGGCGCCGCTGAAGATCTACCTGACCGCCAGTGCCGAGGAACGCGCCCGTCGTCGCTACCTGCAGTTGAAAGGCAAAGTGGAAGGTGTTAGCCTGCCGAGTCTGCTAGACGAGATTCGTGCGCGTGATGAGCGCGACATGCAGCGTGCGGTGGCTCCGTTGAAGCCGGCAGTCGATGCCATTCAGCTGGACTCCACCGAGCTGACCATCGAGCAGGTACTGGAAAGAATTCTCGGCGAGGTCGCCAATCGCGACCTGGCAGGGTAA
- the rpsA gene encoding 30S ribosomal protein S1 has translation MSESFAELFEESLKSLDMQPGAIITGIVVDIDGDWVTVHAGLKSEGVIPLDQFFNEQGELTIKVGDEVHVALDAVEDGFGETKLSREKAKRAESWLVLEAAFNAEEVVKGVINGKVKGGFTVDVNGIRAFLPGSLVDVRPVRDTTHLEGKELEFKVIKLDQKRNNVVVSRRSVLEAENSAEREALLESLQEGQQVKGIVKNLTDYGAFVDLGGVDGLLHITDMAWKRIKHPSEIVNVGDEIDVKVLKYDRERNRVSLGLKQLGEDPWVAIKARYPEGTRVTARVTNLTDYGCFAELEEGVEGLVHVSEMDWTNKNIHPSKVVQVGDEVEVQVLDIDEERRRISLGIKQCKSNPWEDFSGQFNKGDKISGTIKSITDFGIFIGLDGGIDGLVHLSDISWNEVGEEAVRRFKKGDELETVILSVDPERERISLGIKQLEDDPFSNYASLNEKGTIVRGTVKEVDAKGAVISLGGDIEGILKASEISRDRVEDARNVLKEGDEVEAKIISIDRKSRVISLSVKSKDVEDEKDAMKELRTKQESESTGPTTIGDLIRAQMNQN, from the coding sequence ATGAGCGAAAGCTTTGCAGAACTTTTTGAAGAAAGCCTGAAATCCCTCGACATGCAGCCGGGTGCCATCATCACCGGCATCGTGGTCGACATCGACGGTGACTGGGTCACCGTACATGCCGGCCTGAAGTCCGAGGGCGTCATCCCGCTCGACCAGTTCTTCAACGAACAAGGCGAGCTGACCATCAAGGTCGGTGACGAAGTCCACGTTGCGCTGGACGCAGTGGAAGACGGCTTCGGTGAAACCAAGCTGTCCCGCGAGAAAGCCAAGCGTGCCGAGTCCTGGCTGGTTCTGGAAGCCGCTTTCAATGCTGAGGAAGTGGTCAAGGGCGTTATCAACGGCAAGGTCAAAGGCGGCTTCACCGTTGACGTCAACGGCATCCGCGCATTCCTGCCGGGCTCCCTGGTCGATGTCCGTCCGGTGCGTGATACCACTCACCTGGAAGGCAAAGAGCTGGAGTTCAAGGTCATCAAGCTGGATCAGAAGCGCAACAACGTTGTCGTTTCCCGTCGCAGCGTCCTGGAAGCGGAAAACAGCGCCGAGCGCGAAGCTCTGCTGGAATCCCTGCAGGAAGGCCAGCAGGTCAAAGGTATCGTCAAGAACCTCACCGACTACGGTGCGTTCGTTGACCTGGGTGGCGTCGATGGTCTGCTGCACATCACCGACATGGCCTGGAAGCGCATCAAGCACCCGTCCGAGATCGTTAACGTTGGCGACGAGATCGACGTCAAGGTTCTCAAGTACGACCGCGAGCGCAACCGCGTTTCCCTGGGTCTGAAGCAACTGGGCGAAGACCCATGGGTTGCCATCAAGGCTCGTTACCCGGAAGGCACCCGCGTGACTGCGCGCGTTACCAACCTGACCGACTACGGCTGCTTCGCTGAGCTGGAAGAAGGTGTTGAAGGTCTGGTGCACGTATCCGAGATGGATTGGACCAACAAGAACATCCACCCGTCCAAAGTCGTTCAGGTTGGCGACGAAGTGGAAGTTCAGGTTCTCGACATCGACGAAGAGCGTCGTCGTATCTCCCTGGGCATCAAGCAGTGCAAGTCGAACCCGTGGGAAGACTTCTCCGGCCAGTTCAACAAGGGCGACAAGATCTCCGGCACCATCAAGTCGATCACCGATTTCGGTATCTTCATTGGTCTGGACGGCGGCATCGACGGTCTGGTTCACCTGTCCGACATCTCCTGGAACGAAGTCGGCGAAGAAGCCGTACGTCGCTTCAAGAAGGGCGACGAGCTGGAAACCGTCATCCTCTCCGTTGATCCGGAGCGCGAGCGCATCTCCCTGGGCATCAAGCAGCTGGAAGACGATCCGTTCTCCAACTACGCCTCCCTGAACGAGAAAGGCACCATCGTGCGCGGTACCGTCAAGGAAGTGGACGCCAAAGGCGCTGTTATCAGCCTGGGCGGCGATATCGAAGGCATCCTGAAGGCCTCCGAAATCAGCCGTGACCGCGTTGAAGACGCCCGTAACGTGCTGAAAGAAGGCGACGAAGTCGAAGCCAAGATCATCAGCATCGACCGCAAGTCCCGCGTGATCAGCCTGTCCGTCAAGTCCAAAGACGTCGAAGACGAAAAGGATGCGATGAAAGAGCTGCGCACCAAGCAGGAAAGCGAAAGCACCGGTCCGACCACCATTGGTGATCTGATCCGTGCACAGATGAACCAGAACTAA
- the ihfB gene encoding integration host factor subunit beta, with product MTKSELIERIVGHQGLLSSKDVELAIKTMLEQMSQALATGDRIEIRGFGSFSLHYRAPRVGRNPKTGESVRLDGKFVPHFKPGKELRDRVNEDE from the coding sequence ATGACCAAGTCGGAGTTGATCGAGCGTATTGTCGGCCATCAGGGGCTGCTTTCGTCCAAGGATGTGGAGTTGGCGATCAAGACCATGCTGGAGCAGATGTCGCAGGCTCTGGCCACTGGCGATCGCATCGAAATACGCGGTTTCGGCAGTTTTTCGCTGCACTATCGTGCGCCGCGGGTGGGGCGTAATCCGAAGACTGGCGAGTCGGTGCGTCTGGACGGCAAGTTCGTCCCGCATTTCAAGCCGGGCAAGGAACTGCGTGACCGGGTCAATGAAGATGAGTGA
- a CDS encoding lipopolysaccharide assembly protein LapA domain-containing protein yields the protein MLLNLKRLLLVLCLLLAGVAVLVFVLQNRQPAHLVFLGWPTAELPVAVLMSIAFIIGAMFAFSINFWLIARLRLHIARQQRELQSLRTQGRGEQ from the coding sequence ATGCTGCTTAACCTCAAGCGCCTGCTGCTGGTGCTGTGCTTGCTGCTTGCCGGCGTGGCGGTGCTGGTCTTCGTTCTGCAAAACCGTCAACCGGCCCATCTTGTTTTTCTTGGCTGGCCAACTGCAGAGTTGCCGGTTGCTGTCTTGATGTCGATAGCTTTCATTATTGGCGCTATGTTTGCCTTTTCGATCAATTTTTGGCTCATTGCCCGCTTGCGTTTGCATATTGCTCGGCAACAGCGTGAATTACAGTCTTTGCGCACTCAGGGGCGTGGCGAGCAGTAA
- a CDS encoding SDR family oxidoreductase — translation MRVLVTGASGFVGNALLRQLAGRTDVQLLAGVRDLNSLPAESPGEPLVLGDLARGEIDPHVLAGVGVVVHAAARVHVMQEVAAEPLEEFRAVNLHGTLRLARAASQAGVARFIFLSSIKVNGEETAPGCPFTADDIPAPLDPYGVSKLEAEQALLELAQASGMQVVIIRPPLIYGPGVRANFRSMLRWLNAGVPLPLGGINNRRSLVALPNLLDLLSVCLKHPAAANQVFLVSDGEDLSTSELLRRLAFALHKPSRLLPVPQGALRLMAVLLGKGALGRRLCGSLQVSIDKTTARLGWVPLLSCNEALKQTALSFLEQESK, via the coding sequence ATGCGTGTATTGGTAACCGGGGCCAGCGGATTTGTTGGCAATGCTTTGCTTCGGCAGCTAGCCGGGCGAACAGATGTTCAGTTGCTGGCAGGTGTGCGTGATCTGAACAGCCTGCCGGCGGAATCACCAGGTGAACCCCTTGTGCTGGGAGATCTGGCGCGGGGGGAGATTGATCCTCATGTGCTTGCAGGGGTCGGCGTTGTGGTGCACGCGGCTGCGCGTGTGCATGTGATGCAAGAGGTAGCTGCCGAGCCTCTTGAGGAGTTCCGTGCTGTCAATTTACATGGCACGTTGAGGTTGGCTCGGGCAGCATCTCAGGCTGGAGTGGCGCGTTTCATTTTTCTCAGCTCGATAAAGGTGAATGGCGAGGAAACTGCACCTGGGTGCCCTTTTACTGCGGATGACATACCGGCTCCCCTTGATCCTTATGGCGTCTCCAAGCTGGAGGCCGAGCAGGCATTGCTGGAGTTGGCGCAGGCTAGTGGCATGCAGGTTGTCATCATCCGTCCCCCGCTTATTTATGGGCCTGGGGTGCGCGCCAATTTCCGCAGTATGCTGCGTTGGCTAAATGCCGGTGTGCCCCTGCCTTTGGGGGGGATTAATAACCGGCGCAGTTTGGTGGCTCTGCCTAATCTGCTCGATTTATTGAGTGTCTGCCTCAAGCATCCGGCGGCGGCCAACCAGGTATTCCTGGTTAGTGATGGAGAGGATCTCTCTACGAGTGAGTTGCTACGGCGTCTGGCATTCGCTCTGCACAAGCCTTCGCGCTTGCTACCTGTCCCTCAGGGCGCATTGCGCCTGATGGCTGTTTTGTTGGGAAAGGGGGCGCTAGGGCGGCGTCTATGTGGTTCTCTGCAGGTAAGTATCGACAAGACCACGGCGCGCCTGGGTTGGGTGCCGTTACTCTCATGCAATGAAGCTTTGAAGCAGACTGCTTTGTCATTCCTAGAGCAAGAATCCAAATGA